The sequence TGTATGATACTATGACGGGACCTGATATATGAAAAGAAAGGTGATGGAACAATCGGTGCTTCTCGTAAGCATCGTAAAATGGATCGTTCTTGCCTCCTGCACCGGCATCCTCGTCGGAGCATCGACCGCGGTCTTTCTCAAGCTGTTAAACGGCGGCATCTGGCTCACATCCCGACTTCCCTATTTTTTCCTGCTCATGCCTTTTGCGTTTTTGGCGAGCACATTGCTCGTCAAGTATCTGGCTCCGGATGCGCGCGGTCATGGCACCGAGAAGATTATCGAGGCCGTGCATCGCAGATCAGGCAAGATCAAACTCGCTGTGGTTCCTGTTAAACTTCTGGCGACCGTGGTTACCATAGCGTGCGGCGGCTCTGCGGGTAAGGAAGGACCTGCTGCGCAGATAGGCGCCGCCCTCTGTTCAGGATTCGCCGATCTGTTCAGGTTTGATAACAAAGACCGGAAGAAACTCGTTATATGCGGCATCAGCGCCGGCTTTGCCACAGTTTTCGGAACCCCGATAGCGGGGGCCATATTCGGCGTGGAGGTGCTTTACGTGGGCGGTCTGCTCTATGATGTGCTCCTCCCGTCTTTCATCGCGGGCATGGTCGGATACCATGTATCTTCGTTGATGGGGACAACCTATTTCCATCACCCGCTTTCTTTCGTTCCCAGCTTCACGAGCCTTTTCTTTCTTAAAGTCTGCCTGGGCGGTATTTTTTTCGGTCTTTGCTCCATTC comes from Syntrophorhabdaceae bacterium and encodes:
- a CDS encoding chloride channel protein produces the protein MKRKVMEQSVLLVSIVKWIVLASCTGILVGASTAVFLKLLNGGIWLTSRLPYFFLLMPFAFLASTLLVKYLAPDARGHGTEKIIEAVHRRSGKIKLAVVPVKLLATVVTIACGGSAGKEGPAAQIGAALCSGFADLFRFDNKDRKKLVICGISAGFATVFGTPIAGAIFGVEVLYVGGLLYDVLLPSFIAGMVGYHVSSLMGTTYFHHPLSFVPSFTSLFFLKVCLGGIFFGLCSILLIESLTYFGKIARAIKVREEWKAFAAGVVLILLTLVFSTQYLGLGLDTIEQALQGHNPPWYAFILKVIFTSITLGFGGSGGIITPIFFVGSTAGNLFGQIPGFGSAIFAAIGMVSLIAGAANTPIAASIMAVEFFGPQVAPFAAVSCVISFLMTGHRSVYPSQILSMSKSSSLSVEPGKEMRQIDGVQYEEREKSLTGIILKGIRKITGNR